Proteins encoded in a region of the Zunongwangia endophytica genome:
- a CDS encoding cytochrome d ubiquinol oxidase subunit II, with translation MLYVVLFFLFFSLLLYVLLGGADFGAGIVELFSSRENKKVNRDTIYRVMGPIWEANHIWLIILIVILWIAFPMYFNILIIHLHVPLTLVLLGITMRGVSFVFRHYDAFEDKSQLIYNALFRFSSFITPVFLGMCFAALVGGKIIITEDYSNYTFYELFMAPWFNAFGILMGLFYASLCAFLASTLLIGESEGDIKNMYIRKSKISTGILVLLGFILIVYGFFNEIAFIWDFVTNPISLVCIVLSGILLFPLWKFIRSGRRILSRYFAGLQVFLVLFAALIAHFPNVIITSNQEVNLLADISPDSVITVLGISLIIGGGVILPGLFHLMKSFKMIKIFDREEQQFQK, from the coding sequence ATGTTATACGTAGTTTTATTTTTCTTATTCTTTTCTCTGTTGCTTTACGTGCTTTTGGGTGGTGCCGATTTTGGTGCGGGTATTGTCGAGTTGTTTTCGTCTCGTGAAAATAAAAAAGTCAACCGCGATACTATTTATCGGGTAATGGGGCCTATATGGGAAGCAAATCATATTTGGTTAATTATACTTATAGTTATTCTTTGGATAGCATTTCCTATGTATTTCAATATTCTCATTATCCATCTACATGTACCTTTAACACTGGTTCTTCTAGGAATTACAATGCGTGGAGTTTCTTTTGTGTTTAGACATTACGATGCTTTTGAAGATAAATCACAATTAATATATAACGCCTTATTTAGGTTTTCTAGTTTTATAACTCCAGTATTTTTGGGAATGTGTTTCGCAGCTTTAGTTGGTGGAAAAATTATTATTACTGAAGATTATTCAAATTATACATTCTATGAGTTATTTATGGCTCCGTGGTTTAACGCCTTTGGAATTTTAATGGGACTCTTTTATGCTTCGCTTTGCGCTTTTTTAGCTTCAACATTATTAATTGGAGAGAGTGAAGGTGATATCAAAAATATGTATATCCGAAAATCGAAGATTTCAACAGGAATTTTAGTACTGCTGGGATTTATTTTAATTGTTTATGGATTTTTTAATGAAATAGCCTTTATCTGGGATTTTGTAACTAATCCTATTTCCCTGGTGTGTATCGTTCTTTCAGGAATTCTATTATTTCCACTTTGGAAGTTTATACGTTCTGGTCGCCGAATTTTAAGTAGATATTTTGCAGGATTACAGGTTTTCTTAGTCCTTTTTGCTGCCTTAATAGCTCATTTTCCTAATGTGATAATTACTTCAAACCAAGAAGTTAATTTGTTGGCAGATATATCTCCCGATAGTGTGATCACGGTCTTAGGTATTTCGCTGATCATAGGTGGCGGAGTTATTTTGCCCGGCTTATTTCATTTAATGAAGTCCTTTAAAATGATTAAAATATTTGATCGAGAAGAACAGCAGTTTCAGAAATAA
- a CDS encoding cytochrome ubiquinol oxidase subunit I: MENLDYARLQMAFTLGFHIIFACIGMVMPFFMVVAHHKYIKTRNPVYLKLTKAWLKGVAIFFVTGAVSGTALSFELGMLWPEFMKHAGPIIGMPFSLEGAAFFVEAIALGFYLYGWDKLPEKFHWFTGVIIGISGVLSGILVVAANGWMNAPSGFEYINGEFTNVDPIGAMLNPAWFTQALHMTLAAFVATSFGVAGIHAFQILRGKSKEVHKKAFQISIFFGAIAALLQPLSGDLSAKDVAERQPAKLAAMEAHYETEEGAPLYVGGVVDEENQEVNYKIEIPKALSFLAFGDFDAEVKGLNDFPKDEIPPVAIVHYAFQIMVGIGTLLALAGLLFFISLKKKSWMDSKKYWWFYMILAPLGFFALEAGWVVTEVGRQPWIIYQIMRTSDAVTPMPGMKFSFFMYVAVYILLAITVTWLMQRQIKALNTQKD, from the coding sequence ATGGAAAATTTAGATTACGCTCGTCTTCAAATGGCCTTTACATTAGGCTTTCATATTATTTTTGCTTGTATAGGGATGGTAATGCCATTTTTTATGGTTGTAGCACATCATAAATACATAAAAACCCGCAATCCGGTTTACCTAAAACTTACCAAAGCCTGGCTAAAAGGAGTAGCCATTTTTTTTGTTACAGGTGCCGTTTCCGGTACTGCGCTATCTTTTGAATTGGGAATGCTCTGGCCAGAATTTATGAAACACGCCGGCCCCATTATAGGAATGCCATTTTCTCTTGAAGGAGCTGCCTTTTTTGTAGAAGCAATTGCATTAGGATTCTATCTATATGGTTGGGATAAACTTCCAGAAAAATTTCACTGGTTTACCGGTGTAATCATAGGAATCTCTGGAGTGCTATCTGGTATTCTGGTAGTGGCTGCAAATGGTTGGATGAATGCTCCAAGCGGATTTGAATATATTAACGGTGAATTTACAAATGTAGATCCCATTGGAGCTATGCTGAATCCTGCATGGTTTACTCAGGCTTTGCATATGACGCTGGCGGCTTTCGTAGCAACCAGTTTTGGAGTTGCCGGGATTCATGCATTTCAAATTTTAAGAGGTAAATCTAAGGAAGTGCATAAAAAAGCATTTCAGATATCCATATTCTTTGGAGCAATTGCAGCGCTTTTACAACCTTTAAGCGGAGACCTTTCTGCCAAAGATGTTGCAGAACGACAGCCGGCCAAATTAGCTGCTATGGAAGCGCATTACGAGACCGAAGAAGGTGCTCCCTTATATGTTGGTGGCGTGGTAGATGAAGAAAATCAGGAAGTGAATTATAAAATAGAAATTCCTAAAGCGCTTTCTTTCCTTGCTTTTGGTGATTTTGATGCCGAAGTAAAAGGGCTGAATGATTTTCCTAAAGATGAAATTCCTCCCGTGGCTATAGTACATTATGCTTTCCAGATTATGGTGGGAATAGGTACATTATTAGCATTAGCAGGTTTGCTATTTTTTATAAGTCTGAAGAAAAAATCCTGGATGGATAGTAAAAAATACTGGTGGTTCTATATGATTTTAGCTCCACTTGGCTTCTTCGCTTTAGAAGCCGGTTGGGTGGTTACTGAAGTTGGGCGCCAACCCTGGATAATCTATCAGATTATGCGTACCAGCGATGCGGTAACTCCAATGCCGGGAATGAAGTTTAGCTTTTTTATGTATGTCGCAGTTTATATACTATTAGCTATTACGGTGACCTGGTTAATGCAAAGACAAATTAAGGCTCTAAATACCCAAAAAGATTAA
- a CDS encoding Crp/Fnr family transcriptional regulator, translating into MFEKLHEAYHFIFEDELLKEIEKSGQIKHFKAGELIIDFGDTLRSMPLLLGGAIKILREDKDGDELLLYFLERGDTCAMTLSCCLGTTKSEIRAIAEKDTSLIMIPIQKMEEWTSKYKSWRNFVFESYHTRLTEMLDTIDTFAFLNMDGRIMKYLRDKAKINQNEMVNSTHQQIAYDLHTSRVVVSRILKKLEIDAKIRLYRNQIEVLDL; encoded by the coding sequence ATGTTTGAAAAATTACATGAAGCCTATCATTTTATATTCGAAGATGAGCTTTTAAAAGAGATTGAAAAATCTGGCCAAATTAAACATTTTAAAGCAGGTGAACTGATTATTGATTTTGGCGATACGCTAAGATCAATGCCACTTCTATTAGGTGGGGCGATTAAAATACTGCGAGAGGATAAAGACGGGGACGAGCTTTTGCTCTATTTTTTAGAACGTGGTGATACCTGCGCTATGACTTTAAGCTGCTGTTTAGGAACTACAAAAAGCGAAATTAGAGCGATTGCTGAAAAGGATACGAGTTTGATCATGATTCCTATTCAAAAAATGGAAGAATGGACATCTAAATATAAAAGTTGGAGAAATTTTGTTTTTGAAAGCTATCACACGCGTTTAACGGAAATGCTAGATACTATAGATACTTTTGCTTTTCTAAATATGGATGGCCGTATCATGAAGTATTTACGGGATAAAGCTAAGATAAATCAAAATGAAATGGTGAATAGTACCCATCAGCAAATTGCGTACGATCTTCACACTTCTAGAGTTGTGGTTTCCAGAATTTTGAAAAAATTAGAAATCGATGCCAAAATAAGGTTATATAGAAATCAAATCGAAGTTCTAGATCTATAA
- a CDS encoding sulfite exporter TauE/SafE family protein, giving the protein MELAQVIGFIGALIIGLVLGLTGGGGSILTVPVFVYILHINPVTATAYSLFVVGSSSAVGAIDNFNKGRIDFKSSIIFALPAVIAIFSTRKFLLPAIPDHILNLGDFELTKDLMIMIFFGILMLLASISMIFKKDKTCSEDSGSESNPINLLMMFLGALTGIVTGLVGAGGGFIIVPILVFLAGLRMKEAVGTSLFIISINSIIGFLGDLGHLQVDWIFLFIFTLLSMVGIFFGIYLSRFINSQKLKKAFGYMVLVMGIYILWKELTASGI; this is encoded by the coding sequence ATGGAGCTAGCTCAGGTAATAGGATTTATAGGCGCACTAATCATTGGTTTAGTTTTAGGACTTACCGGCGGTGGTGGTTCTATACTTACCGTTCCTGTTTTTGTATACATATTGCATATAAATCCTGTAACAGCTACTGCATATTCTCTTTTCGTGGTAGGATCCAGCTCTGCTGTAGGAGCAATCGATAATTTTAATAAGGGTAGGATCGATTTTAAAAGTTCAATCATTTTTGCGCTTCCGGCCGTGATTGCAATATTTTCTACACGTAAATTTCTACTTCCGGCAATACCAGATCATATTTTAAATCTAGGCGATTTTGAGCTTACAAAAGATTTAATGATCATGATCTTTTTTGGAATTTTAATGCTACTAGCATCCATTTCCATGATCTTCAAAAAAGATAAAACTTGTAGCGAAGATTCTGGTAGTGAATCAAATCCTATAAATTTGTTGATGATGTTTTTGGGTGCACTAACGGGGATCGTTACCGGTTTAGTTGGTGCTGGCGGAGGATTCATTATTGTTCCGATTCTGGTTTTCTTAGCGGGGTTAAGGATGAAAGAAGCTGTAGGAACTTCACTATTTATAATTTCAATTAATTCGATCATCGGTTTTCTTGGGGATTTAGGTCATCTGCAAGTCGATTGGATCTTTCTTTTCATCTTTACATTATTATCCATGGTGGGTATTTTCTTCGGAATATATCTTAGCCGGTTTATCAATTCTCAGAAATTGAAAAAGGCATTTGGTTATATGGTTTTGGTGATGGGAATTTATATTCTTTGGAAAGAACTTACGGCAAGCGGTATTTGA